A single Cryomorphaceae bacterium DNA region contains:
- a CDS encoding peptide chain release factor 3, translating into MGFKEEIERRRTFAVISHPDAGKTTLTEKLLLFGGAIQVAGAVKSNKIKKSATSDFMEIERQRGISVATSVMGFEYRGKKINILDTPGHQDFAEDTYRTLTAVDSVIVVIDVAKGVEAQTEKLVKVCRMRNTPVIVFINKLDRMGKDAFDLLDEIETKLGLTVSPLSWPIGMGQELKGVYSLFEKQVVLFSAHGKQEEESSVVIDDLADEQLDNLVDTHFADTLRNELELVQGVYPEFDLEEYRNGFISPVFFGSAINNFGVRELLDCFIDVAPPPQPTTTEERVVEPMEDKFAGFVFKIHANMDPKHRDRIAFVKVCSGNFKRNTNYLHVRNNKQLKFSNPTSFMAEKKEIVELSYPGDIVGLHDTGNFKIGDTLTEGEALHFTGIPSFSPEQFKIIENADPMKYKQLAKGIEQLMDEGVAQLFTLKQNNRKIIGTVGQLQFEVIQYRLEHEYGAKCRYEPINVHKAVWISGSKEDLDEFTKQKYRNMAMDKDDRLVFMADTSFALQMAQDKFPDVQFHFTSEFETA; encoded by the coding sequence ATGGGTTTTAAAGAAGAAATAGAACGCCGTAGAACCTTCGCGGTTATTAGTCACCCGGATGCCGGGAAAACCACGCTCACGGAGAAACTTCTGCTCTTTGGAGGTGCTATTCAGGTAGCCGGAGCCGTGAAGTCGAACAAGATAAAAAAGAGCGCCACCTCTGACTTTATGGAGATAGAGCGTCAACGGGGTATTTCCGTAGCCACTTCTGTAATGGGATTCGAGTACCGCGGGAAGAAAATCAATATTCTAGATACTCCTGGTCACCAAGACTTTGCTGAGGACACCTACCGCACGTTAACAGCCGTTGATAGTGTTATTGTAGTAATCGACGTTGCCAAAGGTGTGGAGGCTCAAACAGAGAAACTGGTCAAGGTTTGCCGGATGCGCAATACACCGGTTATTGTGTTCATCAACAAGTTGGATCGCATGGGTAAGGATGCCTTTGATCTTCTCGATGAAATTGAAACGAAGTTGGGCCTAACGGTTTCACCCTTGAGTTGGCCTATAGGTATGGGACAGGAACTAAAGGGTGTTTACAGCCTATTCGAAAAGCAAGTTGTGCTCTTTTCCGCTCATGGAAAACAAGAAGAGGAGAGTTCAGTTGTCATCGACGATCTTGCTGACGAGCAATTGGATAATCTTGTCGATACTCATTTTGCCGATACGCTTAGAAACGAACTCGAGTTAGTCCAAGGGGTATATCCCGAATTTGACTTGGAGGAATATCGAAACGGGTTCATATCTCCTGTCTTCTTTGGGTCAGCCATCAACAATTTTGGCGTTCGAGAACTTCTCGACTGCTTTATAGACGTAGCCCCTCCTCCACAGCCCACCACGACTGAAGAGCGCGTGGTCGAACCTATGGAGGATAAATTTGCCGGATTTGTATTCAAGATTCACGCGAATATGGATCCCAAACACCGGGATCGCATTGCCTTCGTCAAGGTGTGTAGCGGAAACTTCAAGAGAAACACCAACTACCTTCATGTCCGGAACAACAAGCAATTGAAATTCAGCAATCCGACTTCGTTCATGGCCGAGAAGAAGGAAATCGTCGAATTATCCTATCCTGGCGATATTGTTGGACTTCACGACACAGGCAACTTCAAGATTGGCGATACGTTAACCGAAGGGGAAGCCCTTCACTTTACGGGTATTCCGAGCTTCTCTCCTGAGCAATTCAAAATCATTGAGAACGCTGACCCCATGAAGTACAAGCAATTGGCTAAAGGGATTGAACAGCTCATGGATGAAGGTGTGGCTCAGCTTTTCACACTCAAGCAGAACAACCGCAAGATCATTGGAACAGTAGGACAATTGCAGTTTGAAGTGATCCAGTATCGCTTGGAACATGAATATGGAGCCAAGTGCCGGTACGAACCCATCAATGTACACAAGGCCGTATGGATTTCCGGCTCAAAAGAGGACTTGGACGAATTTACCAAGCAGAAGTATCGGAATATGGCCATGGACAAAGATGACCGCTTGGTTTTCATGGCGGATACCTCTTTCGCTTTACAAATGGCCCAGGACAAATTCCCCGACGTCCAATTTCATTTCACTTCTGAATTCGAAACCGCTTAA
- the tpx gene encoding thiol peroxidase codes for MAEIKLGENTVHTTGNLPAAGSDAPDATLVANDLSEVQLSSHAGKRVILNIFPSIDTGVCAASVRKFNEEAAGLDNTAVLNISLDLPFAQKRFCGAEGIENAQTLSAFRSSSFEEAYGVTMTDGALKGLFSRAVVVVNENGDVVHSEQVPSIGQEPNYEAALASLS; via the coding sequence ATGGCCGAAATTAAATTGGGCGAAAACACCGTCCATACGACTGGAAATCTTCCTGCCGCAGGCAGTGATGCTCCTGATGCAACTTTAGTTGCCAACGACTTAAGCGAAGTGCAATTGAGCAGCCACGCTGGAAAACGCGTGATCCTCAACATCTTCCCTTCTATTGATACGGGAGTTTGCGCTGCCTCTGTGCGTAAGTTTAATGAGGAAGCAGCTGGCCTTGACAATACCGCTGTCTTAAACATTTCATTGGATCTCCCATTCGCCCAAAAGCGCTTCTGCGGAGCTGAGGGAATTGAAAATGCCCAGACGCTGAGCGCTTTCCGCAGTTCTTCTTTTGAAGAGGCTTATGGCGTAACAATGACTGATGGTGCTCTGAAAGGACTCTTTTCTAGAGCCGTAGTTGTGGTAAATGAAAATGGGGACGTTGTCCATTCAGAACAAGTCCCCAGTATTGGTCAAGAGCCGAACTACGAAGCAGCTTTAGCTTCGCTCAGCTAA
- a CDS encoding ZIP family metal transporter, producing MTFALLFLSVALGVGGAFLFPAEGRGIKYFTAFCGGFLMAISFLELIPQSFAEMGSSMGFWILVGFFMQILLDFLSRGLEHGHIHLHDEKHGRVPYLLLVGLYLHALLEGIPLAGGGETHDHSHSLLWGIVVHKIPVALILFQFLRIKGVKPLALVLLMAFFALMSPLGSYLAEIIEPLRLVLPQLRALVLGIFLHIATTILYESTESHQFNALKLFAVGVGIAAGAMAIFI from the coding sequence ATGACCTTTGCCTTACTTTTCTTATCTGTGGCCTTAGGTGTGGGAGGAGCTTTCCTGTTTCCTGCTGAAGGTAGAGGCATCAAGTATTTTACTGCTTTTTGCGGTGGTTTTCTGATGGCCATTAGTTTTCTAGAACTCATTCCACAGAGCTTTGCGGAAATGGGATCATCCATGGGCTTTTGGATTCTAGTCGGTTTTTTCATGCAAATTCTTCTCGACTTCCTATCCCGAGGTTTAGAGCACGGACATATACACTTGCATGACGAGAAGCACGGTCGCGTCCCTTATTTGCTTTTGGTTGGCTTGTATCTCCATGCTCTACTTGAAGGAATTCCTTTAGCTGGTGGAGGTGAAACACACGACCATTCACACAGTCTGCTTTGGGGAATAGTGGTCCACAAGATTCCAGTAGCATTGATTCTCTTTCAATTTCTCAGGATAAAAGGCGTAAAGCCCTTAGCACTGGTGCTGCTTATGGCCTTCTTTGCACTGATGAGCCCACTGGGCAGCTACTTGGCAGAAATCATTGAACCACTGCGCCTGGTGCTGCCTCAGCTGAGAGCCCTCGTCCTAGGGATCTTCCTACACATCGCTACAACCATCCTTTACGAGTCTACCGAGTCCCATCAATTCAACGCCCTGAAGTTGTTTGCCGTTGGCGTCGGAATAGCCGCTGGTGCCATGGCCATTTTCATTTGA
- a CDS encoding TlpA family protein disulfide reductase has translation MRRIIGFTALLLVFALTACSPSTDSDSSGDESREFNRPTAGFWRGVLSLSDTVQRELPFQFILDGTGAEQRMVIQNASEAIVLNRMIERDDSLEIVWPVFESGFVVSFTDSTMEGYWYDLSRGDQYKIPFSAVYGSTMRFSTDEAPSEDFAGRWRTHFGEGEANALGIFTVNQYIAMGSFATETGDYRFLEGVIDGSTFKLSTLDGAHAFLFEGTIYGDSLWGIFYSGNHYSNTFYAIRDDEYSLTDADSLTFLNEGYSGLSFAFPDVSGDTVRLTDSQFENKAVIVQLFGSWCPNCMDESKYLVKLYEEKYDQGLRVVGLGFERHKEFDRAAQAIIKMRQDLLIPYPLLVAGRASKTEAAEKLPMLNHVLSFPTAIVLNRQHEVVAIHTGFYGPGTGDYYDEFVEEFGAVVDRALAQ, from the coding sequence ATGCGCCGCATTATAGGCTTCACAGCCCTCCTACTCGTCTTTGCTCTAACGGCTTGCTCGCCTTCAACAGATTCAGATTCCTCGGGAGATGAATCACGTGAATTCAATCGGCCTACGGCCGGATTCTGGAGAGGCGTGCTTTCCTTGAGCGATACCGTACAGCGTGAATTACCCTTTCAATTTATCTTGGATGGAACGGGTGCGGAGCAGCGCATGGTTATTCAAAATGCCAGTGAGGCAATCGTGCTGAATCGTATGATTGAACGGGACGATAGCCTTGAAATCGTCTGGCCTGTTTTTGAAAGTGGCTTTGTCGTTTCCTTCACGGACTCTACCATGGAAGGATATTGGTATGATCTAAGCCGTGGAGATCAGTACAAGATTCCCTTTAGCGCTGTTTACGGTTCTACCATGCGCTTTTCTACAGACGAAGCTCCTTCAGAGGACTTTGCGGGGCGCTGGCGAACACATTTTGGAGAAGGCGAAGCGAATGCCCTCGGAATCTTCACGGTGAACCAGTACATCGCCATGGGAAGTTTTGCTACGGAGACGGGTGATTATCGCTTCCTCGAAGGGGTTATTGACGGTAGCACGTTCAAGCTATCCACTTTGGATGGCGCTCATGCCTTTTTGTTTGAAGGGACCATATACGGAGATAGCCTTTGGGGTATCTTCTACAGCGGGAATCACTACAGCAATACATTCTATGCAATCAGAGATGACGAATACTCTTTAACAGATGCTGATTCCTTAACCTTCTTGAATGAGGGCTACAGCGGCCTGTCCTTTGCCTTTCCTGATGTGAGCGGCGATACCGTTCGGTTAACGGATTCACAATTCGAGAATAAGGCTGTGATTGTGCAGCTATTCGGATCCTGGTGCCCGAACTGTATGGATGAGTCTAAGTACTTGGTCAAGTTGTATGAAGAAAAATACGATCAAGGATTACGCGTTGTTGGGCTCGGGTTCGAACGTCACAAAGAATTTGATCGCGCTGCTCAGGCCATTATTAAAATGCGTCAAGACTTATTGATTCCTTACCCCTTGTTGGTGGCCGGAAGAGCGAGCAAAACAGAGGCCGCTGAAAAACTCCCAATGCTCAATCACGTCTTGAGCTTTCCAACGGCAATTGTACTGAATCGTCAACATGAAGTCGTGGCCATTCATACGGGGTTCTACGGTCCTGGCACAGGCGATTACTACGATGAATTTGTCGAAGAGTTTGGCGCCGTGGTAGATAGAGCTTTAGCCCAGTAG
- a CDS encoding peroxiredoxin, giving the protein MGVLVGKKAPSFKAAAVINGEEIVEDFSLDQFIGNKYVILFFYPKDFTFVCPTELHAFQARLADFQAKGVEVVAVSTDTEQSHWGWLQMTKDQGGIQGVTYPVVADTNKTIASNFDVLAGEYFYNENNELEADGELVAYRGLFLIDKEGIVQHQIVNNMPLGRNVDEAMRMVDALQFFEEKGEVCPANWSEGKEGMKDTHDGVADYLAAH; this is encoded by the coding sequence ATGGGCGTTTTAGTAGGTAAAAAAGCTCCTTCATTCAAAGCTGCGGCTGTCATTAACGGAGAAGAAATCGTTGAAGACTTTTCATTGGACCAGTTCATTGGGAACAAGTACGTGATCTTGTTTTTCTATCCGAAAGACTTCACGTTTGTGTGCCCAACTGAGCTTCATGCTTTTCAAGCTCGTCTAGCAGATTTCCAAGCTAAAGGAGTTGAAGTGGTTGCCGTTTCTACGGATACAGAGCAGTCTCACTGGGGTTGGTTGCAAATGACCAAAGACCAAGGTGGAATTCAAGGTGTAACATACCCAGTTGTGGCGGACACCAACAAAACGATTGCTAGCAACTTCGATGTACTTGCAGGAGAATACTTCTACAACGAGAACAACGAACTGGAAGCAGATGGCGAATTGGTCGCGTACCGCGGATTGTTCTTGATTGACAAAGAAGGTATTGTTCAGCACCAGATTGTAAACAACATGCCTTTAGGTCGTAATGTAGACGAAGCTATGCGCATGGTGGATGCATTGCAGTTCTTTGAAGAGAAAGGTGAAGTTTGCCCAGCAAACTGGAGCGAAGGAAAAGAAGGTATGAAGGACACCCATGATGGTGTAGCCGATTACTTGGCCGCTCACTAA
- a CDS encoding Na+:solute symporter, whose product MHLSTLDWILLFSFFALSTGIGLYFRRRAGKNLAEFFLGGRQFPWYLAGVSMVATTFAADTPLAVTELVGQYGISGNWLWWSYLMGGMLTTFFFARLWRRANILTEVEFIELRYSGKAAAFLRGFKAVYLGLFMNVLVIGWVNLALMSLLQVFFGLSESSALWYTAAAMLLAASYSSLSGLWGVAVTDALQFVIAMTGTIVLAVLVLNAPEIGGLDGLTAQVPDWSLEFFPRISGATDAVGALSISVGAFLAYVGVQWWASWYPGMEPGGGGYAAQRMMSVRKEEGALYATLFFQIAHYCLRPWPWILVALSAMVLYPELSDGDLKLGYVMAMKDYLPNGWRGLLLVAFFAAYMSTISTQLNWGAGYLVNDGYKRFLKPNGTDKEYVRVSRLTTLLLMAVALFATTQMDSISGVWSFLIECGAGLGGVLILRWYWWRINAWSEISATIAPIVSYAIAHFVFDWAFPNSFFFTVAVTTVTWLLTTLLTAPEDKEHLTAFVKQVRPGGWWPSTFGTYEKPRLGLLILAWFGAVVLTYSVLFATGKWLLFGWGEAWPFVTSAIIGLLLLRFGMKKTTFS is encoded by the coding sequence ATGCATTTATCGACCCTTGATTGGATACTTCTCTTCTCCTTTTTTGCCCTGTCCACGGGGATCGGACTCTACTTTAGACGTCGGGCCGGAAAAAACTTAGCGGAGTTCTTTCTGGGCGGAAGACAGTTCCCTTGGTACTTAGCCGGTGTATCCATGGTCGCTACGACGTTCGCAGCGGATACACCTTTAGCCGTGACTGAATTGGTTGGGCAATATGGGATAAGTGGAAACTGGTTGTGGTGGAGCTATTTGATGGGTGGAATGCTCACAACATTTTTCTTCGCCAGACTGTGGCGGAGAGCCAATATCCTCACAGAAGTAGAATTCATAGAGCTGCGTTACAGCGGAAAAGCCGCCGCCTTTCTTCGAGGATTCAAAGCTGTCTATTTAGGGCTATTCATGAATGTACTGGTCATCGGCTGGGTCAATCTGGCCTTGATGTCTCTTCTTCAGGTCTTCTTCGGCCTATCTGAATCTTCAGCGCTGTGGTATACTGCAGCCGCCATGTTGCTCGCGGCTTCGTACAGTTCACTATCCGGATTATGGGGCGTGGCCGTTACCGATGCGCTTCAGTTCGTTATCGCCATGACGGGCACCATAGTATTAGCAGTGCTCGTGCTAAACGCTCCAGAAATAGGCGGACTAGACGGTCTAACAGCTCAAGTTCCTGATTGGAGTCTCGAATTCTTCCCCCGCATTTCAGGAGCCACCGATGCAGTAGGTGCGCTTTCCATCTCTGTCGGTGCCTTTCTTGCATACGTTGGTGTTCAATGGTGGGCCAGTTGGTACCCTGGAATGGAGCCCGGAGGAGGCGGTTATGCCGCACAGCGCATGATGAGTGTTCGCAAAGAAGAAGGCGCATTATACGCGACGCTGTTTTTCCAGATTGCACACTACTGCCTTCGCCCCTGGCCATGGATTCTAGTCGCACTATCTGCTATGGTTCTTTATCCTGAGTTGAGCGATGGGGATCTAAAACTAGGCTATGTGATGGCCATGAAAGACTATTTACCAAACGGATGGCGAGGACTGCTATTGGTTGCCTTTTTTGCTGCATATATGAGCACGATAAGCACTCAGTTAAATTGGGGTGCAGGCTATTTAGTCAATGACGGGTATAAACGCTTTTTAAAACCCAATGGCACAGATAAAGAATATGTTCGAGTCAGTCGATTAACGACACTACTCCTTATGGCCGTAGCCCTATTCGCGACTACTCAAATGGACAGCATCAGCGGGGTATGGAGCTTCTTGATTGAATGCGGTGCCGGATTAGGTGGCGTACTAATTCTACGTTGGTACTGGTGGCGCATCAATGCTTGGAGTGAAATCAGCGCCACTATTGCACCCATAGTGTCTTATGCAATCGCACATTTCGTCTTTGACTGGGCCTTCCCGAATTCCTTCTTCTTCACTGTGGCCGTTACAACGGTTACGTGGCTCCTGACGACCCTTTTGACTGCCCCTGAAGACAAGGAACATTTGACTGCGTTTGTCAAGCAAGTGCGACCTGGAGGTTGGTGGCCTTCCACCTTCGGAACATATGAGAAGCCTCGGTTGGGACTTCTGATACTTGCTTGGTTTGGAGCCGTTGTGCTCACATATTCTGTACTATTTGCCACAGGTAAATGGTTGCTCTTTGGTTGGGGCGAGGCCTGGCCATTTGTGACATCCGCAATTATAGGCCTACTCTTGCTTCGATTCGGAATGAAAAAAACTACCTTTTCTTAA
- a CDS encoding CBS domain-containing protein — protein sequence MGEKNVRQESTAGELKQFMKHLIKDIRALEIMIDRGMIEEGIHRIGAEQELCLIDKSYRPAPRALEMLEKLNHDKFTHELSRFNLEVNLDPAEFKGGCLKQMEDQLRNCLECLHKELEPHELDYILVGILPSIRLSDMTLDNLTPLPRYFALNDRLSDLRGEAYEFRIEGTDELITKHDSLMFESCNTSFQIHFQVGAEDFTSYYNWAQAITGPVLSACTNSPILFGRRLWRETRIALFQQSTDTRSNHQYTREDAPRVLLGNSWLNGSIVDLYKEDIARYRVLISSEIEEDSLEQLKEGAIPNLSALKMHNGTIYKWNRACFGATNGIPHLRIENRYIPSGPSVLDEMANMAFWLGLMHGMPDEYRNLHETHDFDTVKANFNRACRMGMGSMFRWLDGKVYSAHDLILQILIPLAKDGLRKAKIHEKDITRYLKVIEGRVETGMSGSQWILDSFDKLKNTGTKDEIMLAITAGIARRQKKNTPIHKWSLSKIDEAGSWINRYWRIDQIMSVNLITVNENDLLDIVPNIMNWRQIRHVLVENNKNELVGLLTSGNLIHYYSTRLTDETQEALVKDVMIKKPICVTPDTLTKDAISIMRKHKIGCLPVVRSKKELIGIVTEHDFVNVADHFLQEFLKE from the coding sequence ATGGGAGAAAAGAACGTAAGACAGGAGTCAACGGCTGGTGAACTGAAGCAGTTCATGAAGCACTTGATCAAGGATATTCGAGCATTGGAGATCATGATTGATCGAGGAATGATCGAAGAAGGGATTCATCGAATTGGAGCAGAGCAAGAACTCTGCTTGATAGATAAAAGCTATCGACCAGCTCCGCGAGCCCTCGAAATGCTGGAAAAGTTGAATCACGATAAGTTTACTCATGAATTGAGTCGATTCAATTTAGAAGTGAATCTTGATCCAGCTGAATTCAAGGGCGGCTGCCTGAAGCAGATGGAGGATCAGCTTCGAAATTGTCTTGAATGCCTTCACAAAGAGCTTGAGCCGCACGAGCTCGATTATATTCTGGTCGGCATTCTCCCGAGTATTCGACTCTCGGATATGACCTTGGACAATTTGACTCCACTCCCCCGCTATTTTGCGTTGAACGATCGTTTATCCGATCTCCGAGGAGAAGCATATGAGTTTCGGATTGAAGGAACGGACGAACTCATCACCAAACATGATTCCCTGATGTTCGAAAGCTGCAATACGAGCTTTCAAATCCATTTTCAAGTAGGCGCAGAAGACTTCACTTCTTACTACAATTGGGCTCAAGCCATTACTGGTCCAGTACTAAGCGCATGTACCAACTCCCCTATTCTATTCGGACGTCGATTGTGGCGGGAGACCAGAATAGCCTTATTTCAACAGTCCACAGATACACGAAGTAATCACCAATATACCCGAGAAGACGCGCCTAGAGTGTTGTTGGGGAATTCTTGGCTGAATGGAAGTATCGTCGATTTGTACAAAGAAGATATAGCACGATACCGGGTATTGATTAGTTCTGAAATTGAAGAGGATTCCTTAGAGCAATTAAAGGAAGGCGCTATCCCAAATTTGTCCGCCCTTAAAATGCACAACGGTACCATTTATAAATGGAACCGGGCCTGCTTCGGTGCGACGAACGGGATTCCGCATTTGCGCATTGAGAACAGATACATCCCTTCTGGACCATCGGTGCTGGATGAGATGGCCAATATGGCATTCTGGTTAGGACTCATGCACGGAATGCCGGACGAGTACCGCAACCTCCATGAAACCCATGACTTCGATACGGTAAAAGCCAACTTTAACCGAGCTTGCCGCATGGGCATGGGTTCCATGTTCCGTTGGTTAGATGGCAAAGTCTACAGCGCTCATGATTTGATCTTACAAATCCTCATTCCATTGGCCAAGGATGGACTTCGCAAGGCTAAAATTCACGAAAAGGATATCACGCGTTATTTGAAGGTCATTGAAGGGCGCGTGGAAACGGGAATGTCCGGTAGTCAGTGGATTCTTGATTCTTTTGACAAGCTCAAGAATACAGGAACTAAAGATGAAATCATGTTGGCGATTACTGCTGGAATTGCGCGTCGTCAAAAAAAGAATACACCAATCCACAAATGGTCTTTGAGCAAAATTGACGAGGCCGGTAGTTGGATCAATAGGTATTGGCGAATTGATCAAATCATGTCCGTGAACTTGATTACGGTTAATGAAAATGATTTGTTGGACATTGTACCGAACATCATGAATTGGCGCCAAATAAGACACGTTCTCGTTGAAAACAACAAGAACGAGCTTGTAGGGCTGTTGACTTCTGGAAATCTGATTCACTACTACTCCACTCGACTGACCGATGAAACGCAAGAGGCGCTGGTCAAGGATGTAATGATCAAGAAACCCATTTGCGTCACACCGGATACGCTGACCAAGGATGCCATCTCTATTATGCGTAAGCACAAGATTGGATGCCTTCCTGTAGTCCGGAGTAAAAAAGAGCTTATCGGCATTGTTACAGAACATGATTTCGTTAATGTTGCAGACCATTTTCTACAGGAATTCTTGAAAGAATAA
- a CDS encoding thioredoxin family protein, translated as MAVHTATDQDFKTYLSENENVVVKFYADWCGNCRLFAPKYKRVSNEDEMQDVVFLDVNAEENPEVRKMAGVDNLPFMAFFKGGELKIGSASSKEEYLRKIIEENR; from the coding sequence ATGGCCGTACATACAGCAACTGACCAAGATTTTAAAACGTACTTGAGCGAGAACGAGAATGTCGTCGTAAAGTTCTATGCCGATTGGTGTGGAAACTGTCGACTCTTCGCGCCAAAATACAAGCGGGTCAGCAACGAAGACGAAATGCAGGATGTCGTATTTCTCGATGTCAATGCGGAGGAGAATCCTGAAGTAAGGAAGATGGCCGGGGTAGATAACTTGCCCTTCATGGCCTTCTTCAAGGGAGGAGAATTGAAGATTGGGAGCGCTAGTAGCAAAGAGGAATACTTGCGCAAAATCATCGAAGAAAACCGATAA
- a CDS encoding methyltransferase domain-containing protein, with protein sequence MEWFESWFDTPYYHLLYQHRDDEEAQTFIDRLVRHLNINEDQRVLDVACGRGRHAIYLNQKGLQVTGIDLSEKSITHAQQFANERLRFFVRDMREPLKHVYDVMLNMFTSFGYFKTQEENRIAIGHLANALAPEGVLVIDFLNSKKAQLNLVEEEEIQAGGIAFKIHRSFENGCFIKKIVFEDQGERHEYTEHVHALTLSDFNDCFRDAGLQIVDTFGDYNLNPFHAAQSDRLILIAQKTGI encoded by the coding sequence ATGGAATGGTTCGAATCCTGGTTTGATACGCCCTACTATCACCTCTTGTACCAACACAGGGATGATGAGGAAGCGCAAACGTTCATAGACCGATTGGTTCGCCATTTGAACATTAATGAAGATCAAAGGGTCTTGGACGTGGCTTGCGGAAGAGGGCGTCATGCGATTTACCTGAACCAAAAGGGTCTCCAGGTTACCGGAATTGACCTATCCGAGAAGAGCATTACCCACGCACAACAGTTCGCCAATGAACGACTCCGATTTTTTGTTCGGGATATGCGTGAGCCCTTGAAGCATGTGTACGATGTTATGCTGAACATGTTTACGAGTTTCGGATACTTCAAAACACAGGAAGAAAACCGTATTGCGATAGGTCATTTAGCCAATGCCCTTGCTCCTGAAGGAGTCTTGGTCATTGATTTCTTGAACAGTAAGAAAGCTCAATTGAACCTTGTGGAGGAAGAGGAAATACAAGCCGGAGGTATAGCGTTCAAGATTCATCGCAGTTTTGAAAATGGGTGTTTTATCAAAAAGATCGTCTTTGAGGACCAGGGAGAGCGCCACGAATACACCGAACACGTTCATGCTTTAACCCTTTCAGACTTTAATGATTGTTTTCGGGACGCAGGATTGCAAATTGTAGATACCTTTGGCGATTACAATTTGAATCCTTTTCACGCCGCTCAGTCGGATCGTTTGATTCTGATCGCACAAAAAACTGGCATATGA
- a CDS encoding class I SAM-dependent RNA methyltransferase, producing the protein MLPQNDDLREMVATTLQGLEETLAAELLRLGAQKIEPLKRAVKFQGDLGFIYKANRSLRTALRILVPINKFYAANEAGLYDAVKAMPWSEWIGLDQTLAVHAILVKAPVTHSHFAALKVKDAIVDRIQADKGKRPSVDTKNPDWSIHVLWSGDRVQISLDSSGDSLHRRGYKVNQGMAPLNEVLAAGMVMMTHWDGKGDFIDPFCGSGTLLTEAALIAKNIPANVFRSKYSYQNWPVFDAALQDKIWDGLMNRIRDFDYTIYGSDRNGRSVRETQENLEHALVDDYVQLDTCDFRDVKKTSPFGFIVTNPPYDKRIAANIEPLYGSIGRWLKHDFPGWNAFILAPDGEVNASRHIGLRPNKRVSMVNGSIDCRYLGYQLFKGKKKEQ; encoded by the coding sequence ATGTTACCACAGAATGATGATTTGAGGGAAATGGTGGCCACCACCCTCCAGGGATTGGAAGAAACGCTAGCTGCTGAATTGCTACGTCTTGGCGCCCAAAAAATAGAGCCCCTCAAACGCGCAGTTAAGTTTCAAGGTGACTTGGGATTCATCTACAAGGCGAATCGCAGCCTACGTACAGCTCTGCGCATTTTGGTACCCATCAATAAGTTCTACGCGGCCAATGAAGCCGGACTTTACGATGCGGTTAAGGCTATGCCTTGGTCGGAGTGGATTGGATTAGACCAAACCTTGGCGGTTCACGCTATATTGGTAAAAGCTCCGGTCACGCACTCTCATTTTGCCGCACTTAAAGTAAAGGATGCTATTGTTGATCGCATTCAGGCGGACAAAGGCAAGCGTCCGTCGGTGGACACTAAGAATCCAGACTGGAGTATTCATGTTCTTTGGAGCGGTGACCGAGTTCAAATCTCCTTAGACAGTTCGGGTGATTCACTGCATAGAAGGGGATATAAGGTGAATCAAGGTATGGCTCCTCTGAATGAAGTCCTTGCCGCTGGAATGGTCATGATGACCCATTGGGATGGCAAAGGTGATTTCATTGATCCTTTTTGCGGGTCGGGAACCTTGCTCACGGAAGCGGCCCTTATTGCGAAAAACATACCGGCCAACGTTTTCAGATCGAAGTATTCCTACCAGAACTGGCCCGTCTTTGACGCGGCACTTCAAGACAAAATCTGGGACGGTCTTATGAATCGAATCCGGGATTTCGATTATACCATTTACGGATCAGATCGCAATGGCCGCAGCGTTCGGGAGACTCAAGAGAACTTAGAGCACGCCCTCGTAGACGACTACGTTCAGCTCGATACCTGCGACTTTCGCGACGTGAAGAAAACGAGTCCCTTCGGCTTTATTGTGACCAACCCACCTTACGACAAGCGTATTGCGGCCAATATCGAACCGCTTTACGGAAGTATTGGCCGATGGCTAAAACACGACTTCCCAGGATGGAATGCCTTTATTCTGGCACCCGACGGAGAAGTCAATGCCAGTCGACACATTGGACTTCGTCCAAACAAGCGCGTGTCCATGGTCAATGGGTCTATTGACTGTCGTTACTTGGGCTATCAACTCTTTAAAGGGAAGAAGAAAGAACAATGA